A segment of the Rattus norvegicus strain BN/NHsdMcwi chromosome 16, GRCr8, whole genome shotgun sequence genome:
AACCACGCttgcatttctgttctgaaatcatgcaGACTACTTTATGTATCATGAATGCTACTTGGTAGGTGTGAAGCTTAATAGATAAGGCTTTTCTTGTGTTTATAgagtaaatatacttatttttataggaatctattaagatttttacGAATGGTAGAGGCATCATTTTCAGCTAAATGATGATGATCAttgatttatgccatgttttaaatttcaggaggTATGATTTATGAATGGATGTTTTTATTCTCTGTGCTATAGGAGTAATGTTCAGGAAGTACCATTCTGTACAGCGAAGTCAAacatatttcctattttctcatCTCCCACATCTGTGGTATGAAGTCTTATGTTTTGTTCCATGATGCATGTGGCATTGACTTTTGTGCTTGTTCTGTGTAATGGACCAAgtttctgtcttctccatgaAGCTGTCTCTATTCATCAGTATAATTTGTTAACGTGCTGTCAATTCCCCTTATaccatggatttatttttaatttttattttttaattaattagttaattaatatatactttccttcaatctcttctccaaattttggcttcatatttcctgctataaatatttttgttcccccttctaagaaatactgacacaaacacattttggttgtccttcttcttgagctttatgtgatctgtggattgcaccttggctcatctgagctttggggctactattcacttatcagtgagtgcacaccatctgtgttattttctggggtcacctcactcaagatgatattttctagttccatccttttgcctatgaatttcatgaagtcattgttttttaatagcggagtagtactgcgtttgtgtaattgtaccacattctctgtatccattcttttgttgatggacttctggggtctttccagcttctagctattaaaaataaggctgccatggacttactggagcatgtttgtctgttatatgttggagcatctattggctctatgcccagaaatgggtatacctgggtcctcaggtagtactatgtccaattttctgaggaaaccccCAGCTGATTaccagagcagttgtaccagctcgctatccaagtaacagtggaggagtgttctgctttctccacattcttgtcagaatctgtggtcacctgagttttgttccTAGCCACTCTGAggggtgtgaagtagaatctcagcattgttttgatttgcattcccctaatGACTAAGATTGTTGAAGAACATTTCTACAGGTACTTTTCAGttgttcgatattcctcagctgagatttctctgtttagttctatatccatttctctaataggattatttggctctctggagtctaagttcttgagttcttagtacatattggatattagacctctattgaatgtaggattggtaaagaccttttcccaatctcttggttgccgtgttgtcctaaagacagtatcctttgccttagagaagctttgcaatattatgaggtcccatttgaaagtccttgagcagaagccattggtgtttcttttcaggaaaatttccgcaGAGTCCCTACGTTCGAGGCTTTTCTCCACAGTTTCCCCTATGGctttgagtgttttctttttatgtggatgtccttgatccacttgccctTGAGCTTTGCACTAGGGAAgaagatcaatttgcattcttctgggtGCGAACTtccagttgatccagcaacaattattgaaaaagctatcttttttctactgtatggttatatttcctttgtcaaacatcaagggaCCATAGAAGTATTTGTTCATTTcggtgtcttcaattctattacattgatctacctgcttgtctctgtttttaataccatacagtttttaaaactattgctctgtaatacagcttgaggtcaaggatggtgattctatcttttattgttattatttctttatgttgaggatggttttctctatccttgttttttttttgttgttattccaagtgaatttccaaattcatctttctgactctatgaaggattgaattggaattttgatagattgtattgaatcagtagattgctatcagcaagatagccattttttatttatttacttttacacttcagatttcattcccctcccaatccacccccTGACAGTTCCACATCTCAATATTGCATACCTCCTCCCCCTATCCCTTGTCTcctccacaaggatatccccagCCCAGCAACTCCACCATATGTATAAGCTTCCTggagcctctagtctcttgaaggGTAGACATCTGCTTTACCTGAACCCAGACAGGGGTGTTCAATGACTCATGGCTGTCTGTGTACAAAATTATGGACAGATGCTTAATTACGTTTCCCAACCTATGAGCCTTTGAATACTGTTGCAGATTTCATTATTGCTTTACCTCTATGGTGTATTAACTCCAAATCTGTGTCGGTGAGGGCTCAAGCTGCGCTAATGTTGATGACTGTGCTGACCTACATGGCTCCTTTATATTGACCTATTAAATTAATGATGGATTTCTAAATGTCATTAAAGAATCGTGTTGGTATTCTTAGGGGATTGCACAGACTATCTAGATGAATTTTTGTGTTATGGCCACTGTCTTACGTAGGACTTTagttgtgtgaacagacaccatggccaatgcaactcttaaaaggaaaccatttcattagggctggtttacagcctcagaggttcagacctgttatcatcacagcaggatcaCTGCAGCCACCAATCAGACATGGTGAAGGAGGATCTGAGAGCTGTAGATCTTCATCTGGATGGTCCTGCAGAATACggccttctaggcagctaggatgagtgtgttaaaccccttacacacagttgcacacctactccaacagggccacacctactccaacaggaccacgcttctaatagtgccacccctgagccaaggaaatataaaccatcacatccaACTCCACCATATTAATCCTTCTGACCTAGGAGCGTGGGGCCTTTCCATATTACTGTATCTTCTTCTGTTAATTTACGTTAAGTTTAGAGTTTTTAACTGTACAAGTCATTCAATTCCTTGGTTATATTTAGTCTATAATATCTGTGAGAATCTGTTAGTTTGCTTATTTGCAGAGTGTGCTGGGTATTTGGATTTAAGAAACTAACTTGGTTTGATGCATTGCTTTTCCTCTAATACAATGCTGAACAATTGAATAGCTGCAGGGGAATTTTGGTGGAGGctttagagtcttttgtgtatatcaaccacccaggcctaaataaagtgacattggcttcattctttcaagggtgtacatctatctcattcacttgtgctgttattctagctaagacttcaatgattttattgaacaggggaagatcaaatatacttttcacatttctgatttctgatttagtgtgaatgcttggcataaatattttagaatgatatttgctgtgtaccattcttatcttgtctttattatattgaacTGTATCCTGGGTCTGATGGTTTATATGTGTGAAGCCCAGGGAATAGCAATATTAGAAGTTGTGACCCTGTTGGAataggcatgtcactgtgggtgtgggctttaagaccctgatCTTAGCTGCATGGCAGTCAGTCTTAAACTAACAGCCTTCACGTAAACATGtagactactcagctatcaaaaaacaatgactttatgaaattcaaaggcaagtggatggaactggaaaatatcctgagtgaggtaacccaatcacagaaaaacacacatggtatgtatgcactcattgataagtagatattagcccaaatgctcgaattaccctagatgcatagaacacatgaaattcaagagggatgaccaaaatgtgaatgcttcactccttctttaaaaggggaacaagaatacccttgggagggaatagggatgcaaagtttagaacagaggctgaaggaacacccattcagagcctgccccacatgtggcccataaatatacagccaccaaactagataagatggatgaagcaaagaagtgcaggctgacaggaaccagatatagatctttcctgagagacacagccagaataaggcaaatacattggcgaacgcgaacagcaaaccactgaactgagaacaggacccccgttgaaggaatcagagaaaggactgaaagagattgaaggggatgagacgccatatgaacaacaatgccaaccaaccagagcttccagggactaagccactacccaaagactatacatggactgattctgggctccaactgcataggtagcaatgaatagcctagtaagagcaccagtggaaggggaagcccttggtcctgccatgactgaacccccagtgaacgtgactattggggggagggcagtaacaggggaagatggggagggtaacacccatatagtaggggaaggggagtggttgggggatttggcccagaaaccggcaaagggaataacagttgaaatttaaataagaaatacccaagttaataaagatggaggaaaaaataccgaataaaagaaaggaatgtAAACCATTGAGGCACGTTGTAAACATGTCACTAGAattcattaattaaatattaattctatgtgCATATTGTTTGAACATCTGTGTTTCTTTCAATGGTAAAATGTGATCATATTCACAATgaggcatttcctttcattttactgacgtttcttgttgctattgtcaatataattgaaataagGTGAGGTTGGACTCTTGAATGGACACACAAGGCAGGGCCTTGTTTTCACATTACACACTCTTCTGCtttatcaggagctctgaagaattagctacCGTATGCAGAAAAACCGTGGACTAAACCCTTCTGAAAATAtgctgtcaacagaaacaaaatcctgcgcttccttcactacatgatttttataaagctatTAGAATAAATTGATGAAGTTCCtcatcacaaacatctccccatttgatttcaagcaggcatggtaacaggatcggctctgcatggcaaacctgaggtctgaatgatgtaggaggaggagcctgaggcagagatggATCTTTGCTCTCGgcatgatttattgtgtgctgtctccAGGTTTATCATGTCCCTATTTATgatatcagtgtgtgagggttgtggattttggaaatttttctgtttaatcttaattgaatactgttggataattgaaagactgtgtgaattttctcttgataactgacacactgttgaagattcctatgcatgatttactggttgtgttcatttcctttgtatgCATGACAGGCACTTAGCTTTTCCTATGGATGACTCTCACGCAATGTATGTGATCTGTGGATGACTGACAGACTGTGCGTGTTTCTAATAGATGACTGAGAGACTGTTGACTTTACTGTGGCTGTTTGAAAGGATATTGAAATTTCTTATAAATGGTTCTAAGGCTATGGGCAATTCCTATGGGTTATTGATAGGATGTAGATTTTTCCCCCAGATGACTACCAAGTTGGGGGTGTGCCATGTAGCTGACAAACAGGCAACTCTTTCCTACACATGATTGACAGGTTGTTGGTTTTTCCTATGAATGCCTTACAGGTTGTGGGTACTTTCTATGGATGATTTCATGTAGCAGTCATTTACCATGGAGGACTGACTGAAAGTCTGTGCATATTTGTTATGCATACTGAACAATGGTAGATACATACTATGTATGGTTGACAGGCTTTGGCTATTTCTTATCAATGATGGACAGGGTGTAGGTATTTCCTATGAATGACAGATAGAGTATGGGCTTGTCCTTTGGACAAGTGACAAAGTTGGTATATGTTTCCTGGGGCTGAGTGATAGGCTGTTGACACTACCTATGAATAATCCACAGGCTTTGAGATATGTTGTGAAAGACTGAcaggctgtgggtctctccattgAATGACTGGCTATGGGAGTTTCTAATGTATGACTGACCGGCTCTGAGAGGTTTCTATATAAGTTAGTCGCCATGTCCTGTGGGTGATTAATAGACTATGGCCATTTGTTATGTCTGATTGACAGACTGTGATAATTTCTTCTGGATGACTGACAGGTTTTGTGAGTTGCTGGTAGATGATTGACAGGGTGAGGGGATTTCCAGTGGATGACTGACAGGACATGGGCAATTCTTATGGATGGTAGCCAGGCTGTGGGCTTTTACTTTGGATGATGTAGGTGTTGGGGACAGATTTTTGATAAGCTGTATGACTTGTGGGTGACTGACATGTTGTGCTTCTTAAGCTAGATGATTGATACATCATAGGCATGACCTACAGATGCAGATCTACAGACCAATTGTTTCACtgtaaattttataaacaaatgaaaattgaaatccccagtcaccaatactttgactttttcaatccaaatttcattttttatgcccaTGATTAAGCTTTCTATATTTGCTACCATTAGGATCACAACATATTGCTTAGgtaataaataaagtatccatGTTAACCCGGGAGCAAAAATGTAGCAAAGCAGGAccttgcattttgttttaaaatggtcAATGTATCCCTGGACTTACACTAAATTTGGTAAATATAAGTAGAAGGAGATAAACTATGGCATCCAATCTCCTATATATGAGATTCAAAAAGGTTTCagcaaaatgaaatgagagttCCAAAAAGCAAGGGTCATTTcatgctatatttacatttatatgatGTAAGGAAGCTTGACTGGGCAGAGAAACATAAAGGTTTAAGAATGGGAAGACCTTGAgttatatttttttttcggagctggggaccgaacccaggaccttgtgcttgctaggcaagggctctaccactgagccaaatccccaacctgaccTTGAGATATATTAAAATGTGTATTATACACAATAGACATTTAATTACATGTGAggaataaatggactgacagaatgaaaaactatAGTTGGACAAATCagagtttgaagaaaatattcaataagcataagaatattttcaaactatAATTCATTCTTGGATTATTTATATGAAGCTCTACCTTAACAACTAATAAAcaccttaaaataacaaaatgattaaGAAGCATGTGGACTTCGGAAAATATGCTGGTGTGCCATCAATTCCCCTTCAagcaaaaaaatatgaaatacgaATGAGGGCCTAGCCCATCACACTGCTCCCTGATCTCAAATCCCATGGAAAAGAGAGCTAAACACCAAGAAGTATggaacatcctgagaccacaggacagacagacacatctgtCCACTTTCAATACCACattgtcatcaatggacagataagagaaacagaaattaaacagcgacatagagaaactaacagaagttatatactaaatggatttaacaaatatttatagaacattaaataataaaacaaaaggatttacattcttctcagtacctcatagtACCTCctcgaaaattgaccatataatttgtcaaaaaaataggcatcaatagatacaggaagatagaaataattctatttgtcctatcagatcaccatggacaaaggctggtcttcaataaaacaaTAATGGCAGAATGCCCTCAGATACATTGAAGTTTAACAACacactactcaatgaaaacttggtcatggaagaattaatgatagaaattaaagatttcttagcacTTCCTTCGGATGCAAGTTACTAGATGACTGCTTCTCGGCCTCGCCAGGAAACTAGTAAGTTCCTCTGGGATCAAATAGAATTTTATAAGAACATAatggatggagaggagaaaacCTATGGTGGCTGTGAAGGCCCTGATGCCATGTATGTGAAATTAATATCTTCTGATGGTCATGAATTTAttgtaaaaagagaacatgcattAACATCAGGAACAATAAAGGCCATGTTGAGTGGTCCAGGTCAGTTAGCGGAGAATGAAACCAATGAGGTCAACTTTAGAGAGATCCCTTCACATGTGCTATCGAAAGTGTGCATGTATTTTACCTACAAGGTCCGCTATACTAACAGCTCCACTGAAATTCCTGAATTCCCAACTGCACCTGAAATTGCACTGGAACTGCTGATGGCCGTGAACTTCTTAGATtgttaaataagataaattataataaactgttaatttttttcagtatttaataCCTGTAGTTCAGTTAGTAATTTTTTCCCATATAGCATGTTGCCTTTATGAAATTGAACGCTAAAGTTAATTGCTGAGCAGATTTCTTCTGTCATTTGCATAGCAGAGTTGAAATTTGTTTGCTACATCAACAAATTAAGGAAGTTTCacaagccaaaaaataaataaataatgccagtttaaaaaaaaagatttcttagaatttaatgaaaatgaagatacaacacacccaaacattTAGGACACAGTGAGAgcagtactaaaaggaaaactcatagctctgagtgccgccaaaagaaacaggagagagcatactcagcagcttgacagcacatctaaaaagTCTAGAgccaaaagaagtaaatacacacaagaggaatagaagggaagaaataataaaactaagagctaaaatcatccaagttttaaaaaaaaaaagagtacacaaagaatcaacaaaagcaggagctggttcttcgacaaaatcaacaagatagataaacccttagcaagaatacccagagtgtatccaaattaacaaaatcagaagggaaaagggagacataacaaaaaaatctgaggaaattaaaaatatcaacaaatcctactacaaaagcatatattcaacaaaactggaaaatctggaggaaatagacaattttctagacaaatacaaggtactaaagttaaatcagaaacagataaacatctaaacaacaccataattcctaaagaagtagaagcagttattaagagtctcccaatcaaagagaacccaggactccatgaatttactgcagaattctatcaggccttcatagaagacctcatatcaatactgtccagaTTAGTTCCCAAAACAGAAATaggcagagcactaccaaattccttctttgaaacgacagttactcttataactaaaccacacaaaaatccaacaaagaaagagaacttgagaccatttacccttatgattattgatgtaaaaatactcaataaaaatcttgcaaagtgaatgcaagaatacatcaaaataatcacccatcatgatcagtTAGGCTTCAGCCCAAGGATGAAAGGATGGTCCAATATACTAAACGATAACctaggcaaggaagaaataaagaaagaaattaaagacttcttagaatttaatgaaaatgaaggtacgacatacccacacgtatgggacacaattaaagctgtgctaagaggaaaactcatagttcttagtgcctgcagaaagaaacaggggagagcctatatcagcagcttgacagcacacctaaaagctctagaacaaaaagaagcaaatacacccaggaggagtagaaggcaggaaataatcaaactcagagctgaaatcaaccaagtagaaaaaaagaggaccatagaaagaatcaacagaaccaaaagttggttctttgagaaaatcaacgggacagataaacccttagccagactaacgagaggacacagagagtgtgtccaaattaacaaaataggaaatgaaaagggagacataactacagattcagaggaaattaaaaaaaatcatcagatcttattataaaagcctatattcaacaaatttgAAAAtcggcaggaaatggacaatttcctagacagataccaggtaccgaagttaaatcaggaacagataaaccagttaaacaaccccataactcctaagaaatagaagcagtcattaaaggtctcccaaccaaaaagggcccaggtccagacgggtttagtgcagaattctatcagaccttcatagaagacctcataccaatactatccaaactattccacaaaactgaaacagatggagcactaccaaattccttctatgaagccacaattactcttattcctaaaccacacaaagacccaacaaagaaagagaacttcagatcaatttcccttattaatatagacggaaaaatactcaataaaattctggcaaaccgaatccaagagcacatcaaaacaatcatccaccatgatcaggtaggcttcatcccaggcatgcagggatggtttaatatacggaaaaccatcaacgtgatccattatataaacaaactgaaagaacaaaactacatgatcatttcattagacgctgagaaagcatttgacaaaattcaacaccccttcatgataaaagtctgggaaagaataggaattcaaggcccatacctaaacatagtaaaagccatatacagcaaaccagttgctaacattaaattaaatggagagaaacttgaagcaatcccactaaaatcagggactagacaaggctgcccactctctccctacttattcaatacagttcttgaagttctagccagagcaatcagacaacaaaaggaggtcaaggggatacagattggaatagaagaagtcaaaatatcactatttgcagatgatatgatagtacatttaagtgatcccaaaagttccaccagagaactactaaagctaataaacaacttcagtaaagtggctggatataaaattaactcaaataaatcagtagccttcctctacacaaaagagaaacaaccgagaaagaaattagggaaacgacacccttcatagtagacccaaataatataaagtacctcggcgtgactttaaccaagcaagtaaaagatttgtacaataagaacttcaagacactgaagaaagtaattgaagaagacctcagaagatggaaagatctcccatgctcatggattggcaggattaacatagcaaaaatggccattttaccaaaagcgatccacagattcaatgcaatccccatcaaaataccaatccaattcttcaaagagttagacagaacaattttcaaattcatctggaataacaaaaaacccaggatagctaaatttatcctcaacaataaaaggacttcagggggaatcactatccctgaactcaagcagtattacagagcaatactgataaaaactgcatggtattggtacacagacagacaaatagaccaaaggaatagaattgaagacccagaaatgaacccacacacctatgggcacttgatttttgacaaaggagccaaaaccatccaatggaaaaaagatagcattttcagcaaatggtgctggttcaactggaggtaaacatgtagaagaatgcagatcgatccatgcttatcaccctgtacaaagcttaagtccaagtggatcaaggccctacacatcaaaccagatacactcaaactaatagaagaaaaactaggggagcatctggaacacatgggcactggaaaaaatttcctgaacaaaacaccaatggcttatgctctaagatcaagaatcgacaaatgggatctcataaaactgcaaagcttctgtaaggcaaaggacactgtggttaggacaaaatggcaaccaacagattgggaatggatctttaccaatcctacaacagatagaggccttatatccaaaatatacacagaactcaagaagttagaccacaggaagacaaataaccctattaaacaatggggttcagagctaaacaaagaattcacagctgaggaatgccgaatagctgagaaacacctaaagaaatgttcaacatctttagtcataagggaaatgcaaatcaaaacaaccctgagatttcacctcacaccagtgagaatggctaagatcaaagatcaaaaactcaggttacagcagatgctggagaggatgtggagaaagaggaacactcctccattgttggtggggttgcagactggtacaaccattctggatatcagtctggaggttactcagaaaattggacattgaactgcctgaggatccagctatacctctcttgggcatatacccataagatgccccaacatataaaaaagacacgtgctccactatgttcatagcagccttatttataacagccagacgctggaaagaacccagatgcccttcaacagaggaatggatacagaaaatgtggtacatctacacaatggaatattattactcagctatcaaaaacaatgactttatgaaattcgtaggcaaatggttggaactggaaaatatcatcctgagtgaggtaacccaatcacagaaaaacacacatggtatgcactcattgacaagtggctattagcccaaatgcttgaattaccctagatgcctagaacacatgaaactcaagacggatgatcaaaacgtgaatgcttcactccttctttaagtgtggaacgagaatacccttggcagggaatagagaggcaaagattaaaacagagacagaaggaacacacattcagagcctgccccacatgtggcccatacatatacagccacccaattagacaagatggatgaagcaatgaagggcaggctgacaggtgcgggatgtagatctctcctgagagacacagccagagtacagcaaatacataggcgaatgccagcagcaaaccactgaactgagaataggaccccattgaaggaatcagagaaagaactggaagagctcgaaggggctcaagaccccttatgaacaacactgccaagcaaccagagcttccagggtctaagctactacctaaagactatacatggactgaccctggactctgacctcataggaagcaatgaatatcctagtaagtgtaccagtgtaaggggaagccctgggtcctgctaaaa
Coding sequences within it:
- the LOC134482358 gene encoding elongin-C-like; amino-acid sequence: MTASRPRQETSKFLWDQIEFYKNIMDGEEKTYGGCEGPDAMYVKLISSDGHEFIVKREHALTSGTIKAMLSGPGQLAENETNEVNFREIPSHVLSKVCMYFTYKVRYTNSSTEIPEFPTAPEIALELLMAVNFLDC